A single genomic interval of Salinarchaeum sp. IM2453 harbors:
- a CDS encoding DUF5791 family protein yields MRGLLNQDRTDIPLGAAEDRYKSYIDAIRRIIDQHNRQKIQQETALDLPQVIRLQKRNPREITIYEAATVEALVEPLPPQELALQARETLVLGMAVSVTDVKSLFPEVEGVTSKEKLQSLLDGERSCSLTRYAEIEAAVARQRLA; encoded by the coding sequence ATGAGAGGGTTGCTCAATCAGGATCGGACTGATATTCCTCTGGGGGCTGCTGAAGACCGTTACAAAAGCTACATCGACGCAATCAGGCGGATTATTGATCAACATAATAGACAGAAAATACAGCAAGAAACTGCCCTTGATTTACCTCAAGTAATACGATTACAGAAGAGAAATCCACGAGAAATCACCATATATGAAGCAGCGACAGTAGAGGCACTTGTTGAGCCGCTTCCCCCACAGGAACTTGCATTACAGGCTCGAGAAACACTGGTGTTGGGAATGGCTGTTTCAGTCACAGACGTAAAATCACTTTTTCCAGAAGTCGAAGGGGTCACTTCAAAAGAGAAGTTGCAATCACTACTCGACGGTGAGAGATCCTGTAGTCTCACTCGTTACGCAGAAATTGAAGCAGCAGTTGCACGGCAACGATTAGCTTGA
- the radB gene encoding DNA repair and recombination protein RadB has product MNSDPVSTGCDALDELLGGGIEREAVTQVYGQPAAGKTNIALSTAITNAATGDKTIYIDTEGISADRFEQIAKQQATGDVDEIASNVIIKEATTFEEQHGAIQEVEEIVSQASLIVVDSATGFYRLQRDKEAEEGESLREIANQIVHLLGLARKQNTAVLITNQVFTDPEKEQVRPLGGHTLKHWTATVLRVDRFRGGNRRATLEKHRSQPAGKSVTFQITKKGIQSGDTPSR; this is encoded by the coding sequence GTGAATTCAGATCCAGTATCAACTGGCTGTGATGCTCTTGACGAGTTACTGGGCGGAGGAATAGAGCGAGAAGCGGTAACACAAGTTTATGGACAACCGGCGGCAGGGAAGACCAACATCGCACTTAGCACTGCGATTACAAATGCGGCTACCGGTGACAAGACGATATATATCGATACTGAAGGTATTTCGGCTGATCGTTTTGAACAGATTGCTAAGCAGCAGGCTACTGGTGATGTTGACGAGATTGCCTCGAATGTGATCATCAAGGAAGCTACTACGTTTGAGGAACAGCACGGAGCAATTCAAGAGGTCGAGGAAATTGTGTCACAGGCGTCTCTGATCGTGGTTGACAGTGCAACTGGATTCTATCGATTACAGCGTGATAAAGAAGCAGAGGAAGGTGAGTCACTGCGCGAAATTGCTAATCAGATAGTTCATTTGCTCGGGCTAGCACGCAAGCAAAACACCGCAGTACTGATTACAAACCAAGTATTCACAGACCCAGAAAAGGAACAAGTTCGTCCACTGGGAGGACATACCCTCAAGCACTGGACAGCGACAGTACTTCGTGTTGATCGCTTCCGAGGAGGTAATCGGCGTGCAACACTTGAAAAACATCGGTCACAGCCAGCAGGCAAAAGCGTAACATTTCAGATCACTAAAAAAGGGATTCAGTCAGGAGATACGCCCAGTCGATGA
- a CDS encoding elongation factor 1-beta, translating into MSKVAAQLKVMPESPEVDLDDLHERLENALPEGAKISNVERDDVAFGLTALLPTVIVPDDAGGTEAVEEAFAGVEDVESVEVENVGRL; encoded by the coding sequence ATGAGTAAAGTAGCAGCCCAACTTAAGGTCATGCCAGAATCGCCAGAGGTAGATCTTGACGATCTACATGAACGCCTTGAAAACGCCCTTCCGGAAGGCGCCAAAATCAGCAATGTCGAACGTGATGACGTTGCATTCGGTTTGACTGCTCTTCTCCCAACTGTGATCGTTCCAGACGATGCAGGTGGCACTGAAGCCGTTGAGGAGGCATTTGCAGGCGTTGAAGATGTTGAAAGCGTTGAAGTTGAAAACGTCGGTCGACTGTAA
- a CDS encoding HVO_2753 family zinc finger protein, with product MSQSEQRGTRQCVSCGIKVMGTNAASFSCPECGNEINRCEKCRKQSNLYKCSECGFTGP from the coding sequence ATGAGTCAGTCAGAGCAACGGGGAACTCGACAATGTGTTTCCTGTGGTATTAAAGTCATGGGCACGAATGCAGCGTCGTTCTCGTGTCCAGAATGTGGTAACGAGATCAATCGGTGTGAGAAGTGTCGCAAGCAAAGCAATCTCTATAAGTGCTCTGAGTGTGGATTTACAGGACCATGA
- a CDS encoding tripartite tricarboxylate transporter permease, which yields MYGLSVDLVAHAQQTGLILCAILFGVLLGSISGLVPGLHANNFALLLASAVAGISIDPLLAGVAMLAAGVTHSFINVIPALTIGVPDAEMAPVALPGHRLVLNGRGREAIRLSALGSGFAVLLALPVVIPLTIVVEIVYPTLRAHIEYLLAAVVAGLIISESSNKSRFGGLLAFLLSTALGALTLDLSPDAPLSAGGMLAPIFAGLFGAPMLIDAMAGNGIPRQQDARIHASKRRISVTVFAGTTSGALVGYLPGISAAIAAVAVLFVLPGGVDKRGYVVATSGVDTSNAIFALFALATIGQPRSGVMVAFEEASAPLELPILVLSVVIAGGIATVLVVVIGDLYLRVVRGINHVYIAAVVLCLLVVLSFLFAGAIGIVVFVVATLIGFVPVRLHAYRVHLMGVLMGPIIFGF from the coding sequence ATGTATGGATTGAGTGTCGATTTAGTAGCACATGCACAACAGACTGGACTAATCCTTTGCGCTATTCTCTTCGGTGTTCTATTAGGATCAATCAGCGGTCTCGTACCAGGACTTCATGCCAATAACTTTGCATTGTTGCTTGCTTCTGCAGTCGCGGGTATATCTATTGATCCGCTTTTGGCCGGCGTGGCAATGCTCGCTGCTGGTGTCACACATTCATTTATCAATGTTATACCAGCATTGACAATCGGAGTGCCTGATGCAGAAATGGCTCCTGTTGCGCTTCCTGGCCATCGTCTTGTTCTTAATGGTCGTGGTCGAGAAGCAATTCGGTTATCGGCACTCGGCAGTGGCTTTGCTGTTTTACTTGCTCTACCGGTCGTGATACCACTTACAATTGTCGTTGAGATTGTGTATCCGACATTGCGAGCTCATATTGAGTATCTGCTTGCGGCTGTTGTTGCTGGTCTGATTATCTCAGAGTCCTCAAATAAGAGCCGTTTTGGCGGATTGCTTGCGTTTTTGCTGAGCACAGCACTTGGTGCCCTTACGCTTGATCTCTCCCCTGATGCACCCCTTTCTGCTGGAGGAATGTTGGCTCCAATCTTTGCTGGTCTATTCGGCGCGCCTATGCTCATTGATGCAATGGCTGGCAACGGTATTCCCCGGCAACAAGATGCCCGAATTCATGCATCAAAGCGGCGAATTAGTGTCACTGTCTTTGCTGGCACAACTTCAGGAGCACTTGTTGGATATCTTCCAGGCATTTCAGCTGCAATCGCTGCGGTGGCAGTACTCTTTGTTCTTCCAGGTGGTGTTGACAAGCGGGGGTATGTTGTTGCTACAAGCGGCGTCGACACTTCAAATGCAATCTTTGCACTATTTGCGCTGGCAACGATTGGTCAACCGCGATCTGGTGTAATGGTTGCATTTGAAGAGGCCTCCGCCCCACTTGAGCTTCCAATACTAGTTTTAAGTGTAGTTATTGCTGGCGGTATTGCAACTGTTCTGGTCGTTGTTATTGGTGATCTCTATCTGCGAGTGGTTCGAGGAATTAATCACGTGTACATTGCGGCGGTTGTCCTTTGCCTGCTTGTTGTTCTTTCCTTTCTTTTTGCAGGTGCTATCGGCATAGTCGTGTTTGTTGTTGCAACTCTGATCGGATTTGTTCCGGTCCGGCTTCATGCTTATCGGGTTCATCTAATGGGTGTCTTGATGGGTCCAATCATCTTTGGGTTTTGA
- the rpl12p gene encoding 50S ribosomal protein P1, whose protein sequence is MEYVYAALILNETGAEINEDNLTDVLSSAGVDVEESRVKALVAALEDVDIEEAIEEAAAVPAGGAGAAAAADDADADADEEEDEAEEEGAEEEEEEDDDDDDASGEGLGELFG, encoded by the coding sequence ATGGAATACGTATACGCAGCTCTCATCCTGAACGAAACAGGCGCAGAGATTAACGAAGACAACCTTACAGACGTCCTTAGCTCAGCAGGTGTTGACGTCGAGGAATCCCGTGTCAAGGCACTTGTTGCTGCACTTGAGGACGTCGACATTGAGGAAGCAATCGAAGAAGCTGCTGCTGTCCCAGCTGGTGGAGCAGGCGCTGCTGCCGCCGCTGATGATGCAGACGCTGATGCCGATGAAGAAGAAGACGAAGCTGAAGAAGAAGGCGCTGAGGAAGAAGAAGAAGAAGACGATGACGATGACGACGCATCCGGTGAAGGTCTTGGCGAACTCTTCGGCTAA